GCTGGGAGGGTTAGAGTCAGAGGATCTGGGGCGTCTCCTGTGCTGGGCTACTGCCCTCATTCCCTGCATGACCCTCAGCCCTTCCTCTGATGGCTCCAGAGGGCAGCCCGGGGCTATGGTGTCCTCAGCACTTACAGAATGCGTGACAGACCAGCTGGAGGGAGGCCTCATGACGAGTGTGGCTCAGGTTGCTGGCGGTTGCTTTCCTTGAAGGAGCTGGGTGATGTACGAAGCCCCTCGTGGAAGTTGAGTGAGGGCTCCCGGCTCCTGGCGGCACTGTGCAGATCCGGTCCCTTGGACCTTCTGAACCGGGTGGGAACATGGGGCAGACTTTGGATGGCTGTCAACTCAATCCTGCCTCTCCCTGTTGGCTCTCCTAGGTTGGGCTGGTGTTACAGTAATCAGTTGCCAGTGAGATTCTGGATAAAGCCACTGAGAATTCAAACCAGAAAATGGAACCCCACCACTTGTCGGTCCAACTTTCACAAACGTGAGAATCCCTGGCAAAGGGAACAGAACTGAACCGGCTTTACCAAACCGCCGCTGAACTTGACAATTGTATTGCATTACGATGGCGTAGGCTGCGCGATGTCACCTCTGGCCGTGTCTCTGGTCTCCCTGTTTTCCAATTAATCACATCCTTACGCAGCCGTGATCAAGGGAATGTAACTGCTGAAAACTAGCTCGTGATTGGCATATTATGGAGTTAACGGGTgaataataaaagtatatatatatatattatatatatataaatattttaaatatctttcgtGTTCCAAATGTACAAGGATGCTCGGTCTCTAATGAAAAACTGAATCCAGATCATTCCTCAAAATTAGAATGCAAGGACAGTGCCAGACAAACACATACTGGTACAGTGAATTGTTTCGTTCTGAAAAGCAGGCATTGACTTTTCTTAGGGGAGCAGGAGAAAGAGGATGTGGGGAATCTTAACCGGTCTCCCTTCTGGATGGGCTGGAATGCTTATCTTCGAGAAGGCAGGGTAAGGTGGAGGGACTGTGCTGACCTTGAGGAGGGCTCAGAACTCCCAGGGCTGCAGGTGGAGTCCTGGGTGGGGCTGTCCCTACTCAGAGGCTGTCCTGCAGGGGCTGGTCCTTTTCTGCACTCTGAAACTGGGCAGCGGGGACCATCTGTGGAAACAGATTTCTTTTATGGagtcccttcttccctcttcgCTCTGCTCCCTGTGGAAAGTTGTCCTGCCAACTGATTTTAAAGGGCTCTTTAGCCAGCTGTTGCCAACTTTATACGGATGAGTCCCCTGTGAGATTGATTTTCCACTGCCTGGGGTGACTGGCAGTTTGAAGGGGACCTTTGACCTCCTTGTAGCATCTGGGACCTTGTGGAGACCGTACCAGTGCAATCCTTGCTCGGCTCATCTTAGAGCGAAGAGCCAGCACCCTGACCACCCTAGGGTGTCTGGCCAAGGATGGCGTGGGGCTGATACCCAGAGCCCTTCAGCCACCAGCCTATGGCCTGTGCCTTCCAGTCCATTAGCCAGCTCTTGTGCTCCTGTCCAAGACGCACAACCTGCAAGTCGTAGCAAGGAGCGGTGGCCAGACACCGATCTGGATTTTGACAGCAGAAATGATCTTGTGTCACCATTGTCTGAATCTGGTTTTCTCTGATGATGTGTTGGGGATTTTTGTGGTAGTGGTGATGGCTGTTGATGCTGCCAGTTTCCCCAAGGGCGATGGAGCCTCGGGTCACGAGGCTGTCTGTGCAGGCTTTCCTCAGTTGTGCTCAGTCAGGTATCCTGGGGAGGACTGGGCTGTGGAGTTGCCGGCAGCCCACATCCAAGCAGGCCTGTGTAACTGCTCTAGGAGGAAGTAAATGGGAGGTGGTGTGGGCCGGTTTCCTGGCTGCTTGCACTTCTCGGCTCCTTGTAGGGGGAAGGAAGCCTTAGCCAGGAGGCCATGCTCTGCAGGCTAACGGAGCCGAGTTTCAGGCTGTGGGTTCCCGCGAGGTTTGCCAGAGGCTAGCCGGGCAGGGTCCCCAGAGCTGGAGGAGATCGTGTGCTTGGGCTGGGGGCCGCGCCACCTGCCCTGCCGGCTGTGCAGACTGCTGCCGCCGCTCCGATGTATTGCATTTTCGTCAGCAGCCTCTAGGGGCCTCCCTTCTCCTCGTTGCCCCTGTGCTGCCCACTGCATGCACCAGCGATCGTGGCTGACTTTTGACTCCTTGACTCCAAGATACCCAGACCAAAGAAGCTGCTGTTCTTAGCACGATGTGCACTGCATTCCGCAGACGGGAGGAGTCGGAGAGACCGGGGCTTGCCTTTACAGCCTCACAGACATCAGACACCCAGCGCCCCAAGTCCCAGAGCAGCTCATCCTGTGCGAGCACCTGAGGATATCAAAGAACAAAGTGCCCGACTCGTTCTTACCTTGGGCAGGACCTGGAACTTGGAAAGGTTCCCCGTCGTAAGCCTGGGCAGCGGCAGCTCTGGGCCAGGTCCCGGTCCAAGCTGCCCGCTGAAAGTTGGGGTGCACAACAGCCCCTGGAGCGAGCTTTGCTTTGGCTAACCCGGTTCTGGAATGGAAACTCTGAGTCCCTGGCTGCTATAGAAGAAACAGATCTCCGGGAAAGGCCTCCGTGTCTCCCTGCAAAACCATGTGGCCTGCTCCTTGGACTCTGCATGGTAGGCACCCTGCCCAGCCCTCCACACTGCCTCCCGGGTCTGTGGGAGTCGGCTTGGTGCCTGCTGTTCGTCTCTCTTTTTGTCCAGACAGATCCCACGTTCTTCACTCAGCCCCTTCCAGGACTTCTGGTCAGAGAGCTCAGAGAGAAGCATTGTTTGGGGTTCAGGGCTCCTCACGAGGAGCCTTGCAGGATGGTGGGGGCTCCAAGCTCATCACCTCGGACCTGCTTCAGGCAGCCGTTGTTGGAAGTTCTCCCAGGGATGGCCCTCACCCTCTGCCACCAGTACTCCCTGCTGCCACCCTGGGCTTTTGGACTCCATGTTTCCAGACGTTTGCTTCCTGCTTTTGGATTGACTCTACATTTGATCCCCTCGCACATTCCCATGGCCTCCGACCTCTTTGTAGGGGAGAAAGCTGGTTAGAAAGGAAGCCTCAGTTCCGGATGGAGGTGTACCTAGGGTTGTTTCCCCCGCACATGCCTACTTTCAAAGATGCTAACGTTTGGTTTGAAGGCTGGCCCACACCAAGCCACCTCAACACCCAGGTTTGTGGGAAATTCAGGCCTTGCCTGCAATTCTCATGTAACTGTCATGGCCCCCCCTTACTTGCTGCTCACTGAAGCCTAGGGGTGGGGGTCCCTGTGGTCTGAATTCTTTGCCCAAAGATGACCAGCATTTAACCAACGGAAAAGATACCCAAAGGCCTGGGTAGCTTCACAGAGCTGCAGTCTGGGAGAGGGCCAGGGCCTGACTGTTGGGCTAGGAGAGGGGGCAGGAGCACATCCCTGGCCGGTGCCTACCCACCCGGGGGTCAGCCTTCTTGTGGCCTGGCCTGCCTGCCCTAGAACCAGAGTCCTCTTCGGTTTTGCCCCACCGCAAAGCAAAGGCAGGCCCACCAACAGGCTGTGCTCCAGGAGGCTGTGTGAGACAGTCTCATTCAATTAAACTCAAAAATACTAACTGCAGGCAAGGTGCCGAATCTGGGAACAGGGAAGGGGGAAGCTTCACTTTTGTCTGGGCTTTTCTCTGGGCTGTGGGAGGGGCATCCGTTTCCAGGGCGGGGAAGTACCAAACGCATTGTAGTTCCACTGGTTACGTCTCACTTGTTTCTAATAAAGGAAGCAGCTGAACCAAACCTCTCTGCCCTGGCATTCCTCTGGTCAGCAGGTGGCAGTGGAATAGAGTCTGTGACCCAGGCTGGAGCAGCCTCTCCCAGGGCCACAGGGCCCTGCAGGAAAGCCCCTCGTGACCAGTCCGTGGAGGCAGCCTTTGAATACTTTCCTTTGGCAAGGTTCTCCTTTCAGGGCAGAACTGGGCTCTTTTCCCCTGACTTTTCCCATCCGCCGGTGAGGAGTTGGTACTGACCCAGGTTCACTCTGTGTAAGAGGAGCAGCTGGCTTCTGGGCCAACACTGGGGCACCTTGGCGGAGGGGCCCGTCCCTGGCTTCCACGGctgagagcagagcagagcagagcactGCTTTGGGCCAGGTCAGCAATGGCTCCCCTGAGGGAGGGCCCGGGCCCTGCCCTGTCCCACATCTCCCTTTTTGGGCCAGTGGCCGGATGGTTCTGTTGAACCATCAGGAGTAACCCTGTGGGTCGCCAGGCCTGCCACACAGCTACTGAACCAGCTCTCCGAAGAAGGGCCCCAGCGACTGCCTTTAGACTTCCCATTCCCCCGTTCTCTTCCTCTGGAACTTTTCATCCATTCCCTGACCCTGTGCTGCTTTCAGGTGCCCTGTGGCTGGTGCCTCCGAATCCCTTCCCAGGGAATCTGGGCCCTGAGCTGCAACCTGAGAGGACACGGGACCTCCTCCCGGAGGACTCCTGACCCCTCCTAAACACCctgtgtctctcccctcccccagcaggtcACGAGCACCTTCGTTCCCACCCTTAGATTTGGGCTGAGAACAGAGCCCTGTGGGTGGTCACCCAGGGACCTGAGTTACAAGTGATATTGTTGCTTCCACCTCCCATAATCCATTCCCACCAAATTTCTTGCATTGAAGACTTGCCCTTTCAAGGCCGACTTCCTAGCTTTGGGGCTCTTACCCTAGCGGGAAACCCTCTTGCTAAGGGTTTGCTAACTTCTCTAACTAGACCTGCTAACTAAGGTCTTGCTAACTTCTCTGCCAagccagagaagagaagcaggaaTGGGGGGGCTCAGCCCAGGGTCTGGTGCTCACCTGAAAATGGGACTCTCCACACAGGCCGTCACCACAGCTGGCCCTCTGGGGGACAGTCTAGGGATGGGACAGTTCTGACTGCTCTACGTATGTGGACTCAGCCTCGCCGTGCCTCACCCCCAGGCCTGCGGTTTGGCTTCCTGGCTTCCTACACCCTGAGAACCAACCAGGTATCCAGGCTACTTGGTCTGTTCCTTCATGGTTCCTGGATAGGGAGGCTTCTGACCCCTCCAGGGGCTGAGCATCCTTTTAGACACGAATTCATCAGAACCAACACCACTGAGCatgagagcacgagtgggagggcagggggaggctgtCACTTCTTGCATCAGGTCATGGGTTGCAGGAAGGTAGAGACTGCCCAGCCCTGGGTTCCATGGGGCCAATTCAAGCCCCGGCCCAGCGCCATCCCAAGCCAGGAACTGCCCTCAAGCTCCGTCCTGGTTCAGTGTGAGTGCTTTTGCCTGATGGAACCCGAAATGCCAGGGTTCCACACTGAAGCCCGGGAAGCCCCCTTTCTGGCCGGTTTTCTCTGAATTCTGCCATCTGGTGTCTCAGCACTACaaggtccccccccaccccccccaccccggggcatCCTAGAGCAGCCAGCTGGTTTCTAGGCCTTCATCTAAAAGGCTGGTTACCTGGTGGAAGGAGAGCCCCAAGTCTCTGGGATTTGTCTACTGGACAGGGGCCTCGACGCAGCTGAACCCAGAAAGCAGAGGTCTGTCAGTCCTGTCTCCATCCCCTTTAGGGCCGTAACAGTTTTTCCCTGGCGgaagtgcccccccacccccttcccattcAAGGCCCTTCAAGGTTGAGGGGCAAAGGAGCTTGTGAGTTGTCCCCATAGTCTTGTGATGCTGGAATCGGCTCTAAGCCAGGAGGAGGGGTCAGACTATTTAGAGATGTGacacctcctccacccctcccaccccctccctggctgTTTTAGACAAATCCAAgccctgctgggggaggggacccaaGGGACTCTGCCCTCATCCCTCATGGGCCTGTGGGTATGACCTCAGAGGGCTCAGGGTGCAGCAGTGGTAAACTTGcttcttcataaaaaaaattttttttaacatttatttatttttgagagagagcacgagcagaggagggtcagagaaagagcgacacagaatctgaagcaggctccaggctctgagctgtcagcacagagcccaacgaggggctcaaactcagagaccgagagacgcttaactgactgagccacccaggcgcccgtgcttctttatttttttaaaccaatggtCTTGTTCTGTCTGCTCCAGGGCTCTTCTGTGGCACAAGTTGAAACCTACTCCCAGGTTTCCTCGGCTTTCCCTTCTTAAGATGGGAAGGGAGCTCAGGTTCAAGAGCTTGAGGGAGGAGCCCAGGAAAACCTAGCCAGGGGAGGGCCTTCGGGGGCACTAAGGCCTGGCGTGGACTGGGGGACAAGGAGGGGGCTGGACACTctgggggaaggaggctgggatgGCCTCCCCccgggggggcagagaggagttCAAGGCTCATGTGTCTTCCTCAAATCTGGCAACGACAGGCCTCGCTCTTCACGAGCCACGACGAGGGAGTGGGCCGAGAATCCAAGGAGTGGGGGCCATCTCAAGGCTCCAGGGTTGTAGGAGAAAGCGCTGATGCCTGTTCTCAGGAGGGGCCAAGGCCACCCCCCCCAGCACCCAGTTGAGACTGGAGTCTAGCCAGTGGGCAGGGCTAGCAGGCTGGAGGGGCTggtcctcccaccacccctctaCTGCGGAGGAGAGAGCCTCCGCCACGGGGTGTAGACTGGCACCCGAGCAACCCCAGGGTGGGTCAGTCCGGCTCTCAGAAGCGCTGGATGCGGATGTGGACGAAGAGTGTGGCTGGTGACAGTGAGGCCCCGTCCTTGGAAAGCAGGTGGATGTGGCGGTAccctgtggggagggggacatGCCTCAGGTTCTCTGTCCCCGACCCCACCGGGCCTGGGCCGTGGGCTCACGGACCACATCCCACCCCTGGGCTCAGGGGGCAAGCTCTCAGAGGGGATGCAAAGCCCAGGTGAACAGGGCCTTGGAGGCCCAGACCCCCATCCCTGTCCGTCCCCACCAACCTTGCTTCAGGCTGTTGAGAGGCAGTGTAAACTGGCCCACAAAGTCATTGGGGGAGGTGGTGTCATAATCTTCTACCACGAACCGGACCAGGACCAGCTCTGGAGCCCGCAGCTGGAACTGCAGGGTCTGCCCCCAGCGGGGGTTGAAGCCTAGGGTGCAGGCCTGGCAGTCAGGAGCCAGCTGGCCCCCaggcccaccctcctccccccggCAGGCCCACCCACCATTGTTGAGCACGTAGTTGGTCTCCTTTCGAGCACAGTCTGCGGGCACCCCGTGGATCTCGACACGCACCAGGGGGTCCACGATGGAGTTTGGCTTCTCGGTGTTCAGCTTGGGCAGCTGCTGCGCAGTCAGAACCTGAAGGGGATGAAGGGGAGCTTCGgtccagccccccgccccccgccagggCCCATGGCTGCCTGCCCCCTCTGTTAGGGTGGGAAGCCCCTTGCCCTCGGCACTCACCCTGAGCCTCCCCGCATGGGACTGAGACTCAGACCGCCCTCACACCAAGCCGTTCGGGCCGGCGCCCTGCAGACTAGGACCTCTCCAGAACCAGCTGGGACCCCAGAGTAGGGCTTGGTCCAGGCTGCTGACCTGGATGGTGAGAGTAGTTCTGGGGGGTCCAGGACACTCAGGGTCAAAAGTTGTGTCAGGCTGTCGCAGGCAGGCAGGTTTCAGGATGTAGCCGCACTGCCCGTTGATGAGGAAGCGGCCAGCATTGAGGTCCATCTCGTAGCCTGGTGTCTGGAAGTTCAAGGCCACTGTGGACACAGCAGGATCAGGGCAGGGGCTCTTAGTGGCCCTCCTCTCACTGCTCAGTTTCAGGGTCTCACAACCCACTCCCACCGTGGCTTAGGGGTGCATCATAGCAGCCAAGGGTCCCAGCCCCCATTGTCACCGGCCCTTTATCCCTGGTATCTCCCACGGCCAGAGGGTTGGGCTGGGCATAggcctgggccagggctgggcccAAGGAAACCTTGGGTTTCTATATCTCCATTTCTGCCCTCAAGGGGACCATATCCCcctcctttgctcctttgttggGGCTCAGCCTCCAGAGCCCACTCTTGTCAGTGTTGACTTAGTGGGActgccaggtgtgtgtgtggggggggggggacacatgGGAATGGAGGTTTTTAACTTTTGCCTTCATGAAAAATGTGAGACTTTACACTGTCAGGAAGAAATGTGTCTGATTTGTGTTTCCCCACCTACTTTCCtgacaattattttaataactgttATTaccaagaaaacacatttttccacTTTCTGAAAAGCTGTATGGCCCCATCACTGCCTGGGCCTCTCATGGTTCCCTGGAGGCCACTCCCTGCTCCTGCTGCCCCCACTCACCAAGCTGACAGCCTGAGTTCCACATCTCCTGGGGGCTGTAGTTGGCGGAGTTCATCCGCAGCCCCAGTGGGTAGACACGGGTCAGTTGTCGGGTATTGTGCCTGACGAAGCTGTTCCCTGGGGGAGGAAGTCGGCGCAGGATTGTGATGGCCCCTGGGGTGTCCCTCACCCAGCACCAGGGCCTGTAACCTCCCCAGCCCCAACCGCAGGGACAAGCTGGGAACAGAGGCTGAACTACCCCCACCCCGccggctccccctgccccagggctgaGAGGACCTCCCAGAGGAGGCTACCGAAACCCAGAGAGAGCCAAAGACCCGTCCCACAATGCAGCACTGCATCCCAGCCCCAAATCCCCCAACTCAGTGCCTGGAACGCGGGGCCCCAGGCTGACAACCCGGCTCTCATCCCGCCTTGGAGGGGTCTGGGGTGTTCGCAGGCATCACCTgctctggaattctctctcctgtccGCACACCCGCTGTGGgactcccccagcccccaccacggCTCACTGATCACCCTGCACCATTACCCCTGCCTGTGTCTGGCCCTGCCACCAAGCTTGAGCCCAGTAAAGGCAGGcagcagcctccctcctccctgggccctCTTCCCTCCATCCATGCTGGCCCGGTGCTGCCCACGTGCTGGGTGCTCGTTCCCTGAGCCCCGATCTGGGGGCCTCCTGACCCCTTCACTGCCCTGGAGGCCCTCTCAATCTCCTTTCCAGACACCAACTTCAGGGTACCCCCCCACCAGGAGCCTGCAGGCCTCCACGGGGCCTCCTGCCCCCAGATGCCCCACGTCCCAGCTCCTACCTGCCTCTCGGATGAGCTTCTTGGCCTTGCGCTCGCTGAGGGAGCTGacctggcagggctggggtgggaccGGGTTGGGGCGCAGGGTCCGCAGGCGGGTGGCACAGCAGTACACGGCCAGGGCCGACAGCTCAGGGGAGATCTGCTTGGCCTGGGAGATGAGCTTCAGGGCAGGGTTCCGGCCcccctgtccttcccctccccatgcagcccctccctgcccaggccAGGCCGGCCCAGCCAAGCCCACTCACCCGCCGCCTCTGTTCTGTGgcctctgcctcttcttcctcttcgtcttcctcctcctggtCGGACAGAATTCGACCGTCCTCGCTCCGAGCAGCTGGCAGCTTCTTCCCCTTCACCAGGACCCGGCCCTTCAGCTGCTGGAGAGGCCAGTATGGAAGGATGATGCCCTCTTGCCCCTAGGTCAGCCATTCAACCCCCACTGTGTGAGGGGctgactgggggtggggagcaggaaagAACATGAGTGATGGTTCTAATAGGAAAAAATGGGCAACGACGTATAGACCCATCATCATGGGACTGGCTAGTGACGTCCCTCCAAACAGAAGACCACACAGCAGCCCTTACAGTGGTTGAGGCAGCTCAAGACTGAAAGAGAAGGTGCCCTCTTCAGAAAAGATCTCACATGAAAGAAGCGACTATAGAACACGAACACGTAATCATATGATCTTCTTTGTGTAACATTTGAAAGGTAGCTATGTACATAGGTATATACACAtgggaaagttctggaaagaCAGACGAGAAACTTAAAGATGGCTACTTCCTGTGAAAttggacaggggcagagaaaaacccatttttcattgtatatactTTTGTACAGCTCAATTTTTTTAACCATGTTTCatgctaataaaaaaatcaaatcacacacacacacacacacacaaaggtgaATCAACATTCTCTGCATATTTGGATTGCGAGGAGGAGGAGAGTTTTCTCAAGGAGCAGGGGAGAAAACACAAATGTCCTGAGGGGGCAGAAAAAAGGTTCTGGGGTTCGGGAGGAAAAACCACCTCGGGCCAGAGAGCTGAGGAAATTTCTAAGGCCACGGAAGAGGTGGTTTATCACTGAGCTAGAATTCTAAGCAGGTGGCGGCGGGCAAGAGTAGATGGCTGGGAAGGGAGCTTCAGGTGGAGGGGACATGTCAACCAAGGTTTGGAGGTAGGAATGGCAGAGTCTGCAGGGACTCGGTAGGGAGGcagagcggggtgggggtgagggcatGGAAGGCCCTGGGTGCcaggtgagggggtggggtggcggtgaggtaggggtggggaaggatggAGGGGGGAAGCGTGACGAGACCTCGGGGTGGCAGATGGCCACTGAGcgcaggggcagaggaaggctgaggcagagagaagtgagGGGTCCTGACCCAGGGAGGTGGCACAGCAGTGGGGGATGGTGGACAACAGCCGGGTCCCCGCCCCCAACCCGGCTGGGAGTCTGGGGGGCACTCACTACCTCTGGGGATGGCAACTCTTCGGGGTTCTGGGAGTCCAGCGCTTGTGTCACCAGCACGTCTCCCAGGATGGCGCGAAGATGGCGGGCCATGACAGCCTGCTGCTCCAGCCCGCAGTGGTTCTCAAGGGACAGGATGACAGGGTATGGGGACagctggagagggggagggggcagcagctCAGAGCCACTTCCCCGtccccctcccaggctcccccccTACACCTGGACCCCAAGCCCCTTCAGGACAGGCAGGCAAAGGCACACTGGGGGCTGAGGAGGTGGAATGTGGGACATACTCTGGGGCCAGTGTGTccatgagggagacagagggcagaTCTCCGGTCTCAGGGAAAGGGTGGTATGTCTGGGAAGCTGAGGGCAGCTGCAGAGatggtcttattttttattattaaaaaaatttttttaaacgtttatttattattgagagacagagcgtgaacaggggaggggcagagagagaaggagacacagaatcggaagtaggctccaggctctgagctgtcagcacagagcccaaggcggggctcgaactcacaaaccgcaagatcatgacctgagccgaagtcggacacttaactgactgagccacccaggcgccccaagatggttttgttttataaatgccCTTTATATGTTAATGACATTGACCATGTTGTTTATGTTACAAACTTTTCCCCCCacgccagtctttttttttttttttaatttctttttaggtttactttttttagtaacctctatacccaacatggggctcgaattcatgaccctgagatcaagagttgcacgctcgtcccactgagccagccaggcacccccaagccCATCATTTTTGAGGGTAAGATCTGTGTATAGCTTGACAGAAGTTACAATTTTATACAGATTCCATGCCCAGCTTCTCTGTCATGGCTTTCCCTTTGGGAGTTAGGATTAAAATGtcctctcttggggtgcctgggtggctcagtcagttaagcgtctggctcctggttttggctcaggttatgatctcatggtttgtgagtttgagaccggtgttgggctctgtgctgccctgcggagcctggttgggattttctctccctccccctctctctgcccctgccccctgcttgtgctctttctctctctctctctcaaaataaattaaaaaaaaaaaaaaaaaaaaaaaaaggtccttttTACTCCTAAAGTTTTCTGCTAGACATTTTGTGATTTTAACACATTTAATAAACATGAAAGTAGGGGAAGGGAGCCTCTCAGCTTTCTTCTACCCCACTGGCCAGCTGTCCCAGCAACACTTGGTGAGTGAGTGATTCTCTGGGCAAGGGAGTTTTTTCTGGAAGGACTGAGGATGGCTGGGGTCATCGGGAAGGCTCTGGGACTGGGCATGGGGGTCCTGGGAGCTCACAGTGAAGGCGTGGTCACGCACAGCCTGGACCACATCTCGGAAGAGGATCTTGGAGGTGAGGGTGTGGCCGTGGTAGATGACGGgctcccctcctggcccctcccagCAGTCTAGCTCCACACAGCGGCAcccctgtgcaaaggccctgtggatAGACAGACGGACAGGCAAGGTGTCCTGTGGGTGCCACAGGGCACAGCAACCGGCAGACCGAGCCAGGtaggcaccccccctccccgccggaAGCCCACGGTgagattcgagccccatgtcaccCTCAAGCTGGGCTCCCAGATGTGTTCACCCCACCATCCCTGCTATGGTACCTAACATAGGCCTCGGTGCTGCTGGGCCCCCCAATCTGAGAGTCAGTCAGATAGGTATTGTGCGAGGAGGAGATGAagtagtgggagaggggctggtCCATGTCCTGGAACACACATGTGTGGGCTGGGTCCAGAGCAGCCCCTTCGGGTGACAACAGGTACATCATGAAGCCATCCAGTGTCATCAGCTCATGCTGCTTGGCTGCGGGGATGGGCAGAAGAGAACGTCAGGCCACAGGGAGGAGCCCCACGTCTGGCCCCATGTGCCCCCAAAGCTCACTCTACTTAGTACTAATGAGCACTTATCTACAGACTGGGCTCTACTCAAGCGATGCTACTGACTtctttgaagtaatctctacacccaccgtggggctcgaaatcacaaccccgagatcgagagtgacatgttctaccgactgagccagcccagtgcCCCCTGAAGTCATGCCACTTCATCTTCAGCCAAACCCTGTGAGGAGGGTGCACTActatgccattttacagatgtggcaACTGAGTCTCCAGGAGGCGAGGTAGCCTGCCCAAGATGGCACCCACTGCCAGTAATCGCAGCGCACGCTTAGCTAGAAGCCCAGACCTGTCAGATGCCAAGACAGGGCCGTGTTGACCCCCACCCTGTCTGTCAGACCGCCACCTGTCTCATTGAGCTCATAGGTGTGGATGAGCTGCTGGGCATGGGCCAGTGTGGCGCCATCCTCGCCCTGGTCCTCCAGGAACTCCAACAGCTCAGGGGCGCTCAGCACGCGGTCCTCGCCGGAATACCGATGGAAGATCTCCTCCAACTCGGGGCGTTTCAGCAGCCGCCTCAGAAACTCCTCAATCTCAGCCCCCTCCAGCCGCTCATTGTTGGAGTGGTCGCATTCCTAGAAGGCAGTAGGGAGGAGCTcagaggagcgggggggggggggggggggggggggcggggtgacAACCTGGGAAAGCTGGCCTGCATGGACACCTCTGTC
The sequence above is drawn from the Lynx canadensis isolate LIC74 chromosome E1, mLynCan4.pri.v2, whole genome shotgun sequence genome and encodes:
- the PLCD3 gene encoding 1-phosphatidylinositol 4,5-bisphosphate phosphodiesterase delta-3 isoform X1, whose protein sequence is MLCGRWRSCRRRPEEPPVAAQVAAPLLLAPPDGDTKRPGLRALKKMGLTEDEDVRAMLRGSRLCKIRSRTWHKERLYRLQEDGLSVWFQRRIPRAPSQHIFFVQHIEAVREGHQSEGLRRFGGAFPPARCLTIAFKGRRKNLDLAAATPEEAQRWVRGLAKLRARLDAMSQRERLDHWIHSYLHRADSNQDSKMSFKEIKSLLRMVNVDMNDMYAYRLFKECDHSNNERLEGAEIEEFLRRLLKRPELEEIFHRYSGEDRVLSAPELLEFLEDQGEDGATLAHAQQLIHTYELNETAKQHELMTLDGFMMYLLSPEGAALDPAHTCVFQDMDQPLSHYFISSSHNTYLTDSQIGGPSSTEAYVRAFAQGCRCVELDCWEGPGGEPVIYHGHTLTSKILFRDVVQAVRDHAFTLSPYPVILSLENHCGLEQQAVMARHLRAILGDVLVTQALDSQNPEELPSPEQLKGRVLVKGKKLPAARSEDGRILSDQEEEDEEEEEAEATEQRRRLISQAKQISPELSALAVYCCATRLRTLRPNPVPPQPCQVSSLSERKAKKLIREAGNSFVRHNTRQLTRVYPLGLRMNSANYSPQEMWNSGCQLVALNFQTPGYEMDLNAGRFLINGQCGYILKPACLRQPDTTFDPECPGPPRTTLTIQVLTAQQLPKLNTEKPNSIVDPLVRVEIHGVPADCARKETNYVLNNGFNPRWGQTLQFQLRAPELVLVRFVVEDYDTTSPNDFVGQFTLPLNSLKQGYRHIHLLSKDGASLSPATLFVHIRIQRF
- the PLCD3 gene encoding 1-phosphatidylinositol 4,5-bisphosphate phosphodiesterase delta-3 isoform X3, which encodes MLRGSRLCKIRSRTWHKERLYRLQEDGLSVWFQRRIPRAPSQHIFFVQHIEAVREGHQSEGLRRFGGAFPPARCLTIAFKGRRKNLDLAAATPEEAQRWVRGLAKLRARLDAMSQRERLDHWIHSYLHRADSNQDSKMSFKEIKSLLRMVNVDMNDMYAYRLFKECDHSNNERLEGAEIEEFLRRLLKRPELEEIFHRYSGEDRVLSAPELLEFLEDQGEDGATLAHAQQLIHTYELNETAKQHELMTLDGFMMYLLSPEGAALDPAHTCVFQDMDQPLSHYFISSSHNTYLTDSQIGGPSSTEAYVRAFAQGCRCVELDCWEGPGGEPVIYHGHTLTSKILFRDVVQAVRDHAFTLSPYPVILSLENHCGLEQQAVMARHLRAILGDVLVTQALDSQNPEELPSPEQLKGRVLVKGKKLPAARSEDGRILSDQEEEDEEEEEAEATEQRRRLISQAKQISPELSALAVYCCATRLRTLRPNPVPPQPCQVSSLSERKAKKLIREAGNSFVRHNTRQLTRVYPLGLRMNSANYSPQEMWNSGCQLVALNFQTPGYEMDLNAGRFLINGQCGYILKPACLRQPDTTFDPECPGPPRTTLTIQVLTAQQLPKLNTEKPNSIVDPLVRVEIHGVPADCARKETNYVLNNGFNPRWGQTLQFQLRAPELVLVRFVVEDYDTTSPNDFVGQFTLPLNSLKQGYRHIHLLSKDGASLSPATLFVHIRIQRF
- the PLCD3 gene encoding 1-phosphatidylinositol 4,5-bisphosphate phosphodiesterase delta-3 isoform X2 encodes the protein MLCGRWRSCRRRPEEPPVAAQVAAPLLLAPPDGDTKRPGLRALKKMGLTEDEDVRAMLRGSRLCKIRSRTWHKERLYRLQEDGLSVWFQRRIPRAPSQHIFFVQHIEAVREGHQSEGLRRFGGAFPPARCLTIAFKGRRKNLDLAAATPEEAQRWVRGLAKLRARLDAMSQRERLDHWIHSYLHRADSNQDSKMSFKEIKSLLRMVNVDMNDMYAYRLFKECDHSNNERLEGAEIEEFLRRLLKRPELEEIFHRYSGEDRVLSAPELLEFLEDQGEDGATLAHAQQLIHTYELNETAKQHELMTLDGFMMYLLSPEGAALDPAHTCVFQDMDQPLSHYFISSSHNTYLTDSQIGGPSSTEAYVRAFAQGCRCVELDCWEGPGGEPVIYHGHTLTSKILFRDVVQAVRDHAFTLSPYPVILSLENHCGLEQQAVMARHLRAILGDVLVTQALDSQNPEELPSPEQLKGRVLVKGKKLPAARSEDGRILSDQEEEDEEEEEAEATEQRRRAKQISPELSALAVYCCATRLRTLRPNPVPPQPCQVSSLSERKAKKLIREAGNSFVRHNTRQLTRVYPLGLRMNSANYSPQEMWNSGCQLVALNFQTPGYEMDLNAGRFLINGQCGYILKPACLRQPDTTFDPECPGPPRTTLTIQVLTAQQLPKLNTEKPNSIVDPLVRVEIHGVPADCARKETNYVLNNGFNPRWGQTLQFQLRAPELVLVRFVVEDYDTTSPNDFVGQFTLPLNSLKQGYRHIHLLSKDGASLSPATLFVHIRIQRF